GAATAATAGGTTGATGACAATAGGGTACCGCCACACTGCTAACAAGTTAACAATCATTTTCTTCTTCAAAAAAACGTGCTTCTTTATTCAAGCTGAAATACAATTGTTTGCAAAGAGATTCTCCGGATATTTGGTATCATATACCTTGGATAAATTAGATAGAAAAATAGGGTCTTTTCAACAGGAAAATAATTTATAGTAGAAAGAATATATTTATATTGATTATAATAATGTGTTTTGAATTGTACCTTTAAGGAGGCGTTGTCGATGAGAAAAAATTTCTATTTGATTGGGCAAAAAAACAAGAGGATAACGTATCACTAGCCCATAAACTACGTGCTTCCTCTTCAATATTGGAAGGAGAGTATCAGATTGAATAAGATTTATTTAAAGGCTATTGACAAAAATAATTGGGAAGAAGCAATTAAACTTTCGGTTAAAGAAGAACAACAAACATTTATAGCATCCAACCTTTATTCTATCGCAGAAGTTCAATTTCTAGATAATTTCTATGCAAAAGGTATTTATCTTGAAGAAAAAATGGTTGGATTTACTATGTTTGGGATAGATCCTGAGGATAATAATTATTGGATTTATAGACTTATGATTGATGAAAATTTTCAAGGAAAAGGTATAGGTAAACAAGCTATATATCTGGTAATTGATGAGATAAGAAGAAATAATAACGCAAACTTTTCTAGAATAATGATTGGATATGCTCCTGAAAACCTTACAGCTAAATTTGCATATAAAAAAGCAGGATTTATTGAAACTGAATTATCATCTTGGGGTGAACAGTTAGCTAAGTATTCCTTATAAGCACTTGAATTCTTGACATTCACTTTTAGACTAATTAAAGAAAAGAGTCTGATAGTATAATAATATAGATAGGAAATGATTAAACTTTTTTATAAAAGAATAAACCAACTGAGAATATTAAGAGTGTGTTTTGATTTACCTTTTTCAAAACACACTCTTTTATTCCGAGATATCATATTAAAAGAAAAGAACAAATATCGGGAATTATATACTCCCTCCTGAGGCTAATTCGGTTTTATTAGCTTGATAATGTTGTAGCTATACCCCTTAAACTGACAAATTATGAGTGAATATCATTTTTCATCTTCTATTCTAACTAACAAGTCGTGAAATTCGTTTCTTCTTCCATGAAAGTTTATAATATCCATATTGCAAAAGTAAACTTACAATAAATGCAGCTGGATATCCAATCCATATTCCTTTTATACCAAGATTTGTATGATAAGAAAGGTAATAAGCAACTGGGACTTCTACAAGCCATATTGATACGACACCAATTATAGTGGGCCATAATACAGTTCCACTTGCTCGCATTGTCGCACCAATAATTTGAGCATGACCGAAAATTAAGTAACTCCAAAGTGTAATCATTACCAAACTATGTGCAATTTCGATTGTATTCGAACTCGTTAAGAATAACGATAAGATTTCTCTTGAAAACAAGTAAATAAAAGCAATTAATATACCACCAATTATATAGTTCATAACGATTCCAGCACGAATCACTTCCTGTAATCGATTAAATTGCTTTGCACCAATGGATTGCGCAGCGAAAATGGATACTGTAATTCCGAGACTGACTGCAGGCATCTGAACATAACTTGCAACCTGATTTACAACCACATATGCAGCAGTCGCATCCGAACCGAAACGATTCACAAATGCGATTACCGCAATCTCAGATAATGAAACAAGAATCATATTAATACTGGCTGGAATTCCAAGGCGTAATAATAGTTTTAACAAACCCCAATCCATACGAAGATATTTCCGTACTGTCTCATCTAATTGTAGTGGATGATTCTTCTTCTTTAAATAAATAATCATAACAATAAATGTTATAATGGTTGAGATAACAGAAGCATAAGCAGCTCCGTACACACCAATTTTTGGTATTCCTACCCAACCAAAAATTAGAATAGGTAATAGCATTATATTTAAGACTGTACTAACAATTAAGAAATAAAACGGTGTCTTAGAATCTCCTGTACCCCTAATAAACGTTGTATAGGAGAAATATAGAAATAAAACTGGCATAGAAATAAATAAAATACGTGCATAATGCACACTCATATCAATTATATTTTCTGGCGTACCCATAAGACGCATAATGTTTAGAGCAAATACATTTCCCACTATTGCCAAAATAACTCCTATTATAAAGGTAAATGTCAACGTCGTACCAACAATGGCTTTTAAACGCTCTTCATTATGGGCACCAAATGCCTGACCAATTAAAATCGAACTACCTGACCCAATTCCAATTACAAACGAAACCAGTAAGAAGAATAATGGAAAAAATGCTGAAATGGCAGCTAATTCATTCACACCAAGCCATCGCCCTACTACCACCATACCAAATAATTGTCCAACTGATTGTAATATGTTACTTAAAAGCAAGGGAACTAGAAACATAGACATTGCTTTCCATGTTGCTTTCTCTTCCTTTTGTTGATTTTTTAATCTTTTACTTTCTTGAATACTATCTATCGATGATTTCATATTTGATTTCCCCTTTTATTTGGAGGATTTATATCATTTTGAGAATAATACGTTAAAAGTGAAAAAAATTTCAAGTTAACGTTATAATCTTATCTACAGATTTCCCCCTACGTAATAATGATTTTTGAGAATTTGTTTGTCATTCTTTTTTCTACACTTCTCCCTTTTGATTTACTCTTCAACATGTGCAACAGTTGGATTAATTTTCCTTGACCCGTTTATTTTAATAAAATTATTTATATTATTAAATGTAATAAACAATTAATAAATAAAATTGGTGTAAAAAATGATTTTTGTAATTAACAAAGGTCATTTTTTATTTTTAAATATTGTAATTACTTAATAGTAGTTTATTTAAGAGTTACAAAATAAATATTCTTCCCTTGATTTGGTCTTCGTTATAGCGGTTAACATAGATTACTGCTCTTTTATATTGTATATTTCTTAATAATTTGTCCAAAATATAACTAACCTGTTTTAGAACAAATTGGTTACCGAGTAGTTAGCTTTTGCTAACTGCTTTTTATTATTAAGTATGTTCCAAAATGATGAATTCCTAACTATTAGGTTAGCTCGTGCTATCTACAAAAGGAGTTTGACGTTTTACTTAAATACCCCAAAGATACTCTACTCATATATTTTCCAATAAAAAAGGAGAGATATATAATCTCCCCTTCTAATCCATAAACTATATAATTAGCGAGTGAATCCTCCACCAAGTTGTTGTTCAGCCATTGCCACTAGACGTTTTGTGATTTCACCACCAACAGATCGGTTTGAACGAACTGTTGCGTCTGCACCAAGTTGTACACCAAACTCTTGTGCGATTTTTCATATTTCATTTGATTGATTGCACTTTCAGCACCACGAACTAATAATTCGTTACGGCTTCCACTATTATTGTTTGCCATCATTACGTATACTCGTTAATTTTCATGTCTATACTGTTTAGAGAAGGTATTCCATGCCATTCGGATTGCCCTCCAGCACATGATAAGTTTATAACCGTTCCTATAATTAGGAACGGTCTTATTTCATTCAACTATCCTTTTTAATTACAGTAACTGTTTTTTTGATAAGCATTACTACACTGTTTCTTCTGTTCAAGATAAATTCCCACTAAACTCATTCAAATTCTCTTCACTATTTAATACATATGTTTCATATAATAGTCTTTAATATTCATTCATACGAATAAACCATAGTCTTTTATTTTTATAACT
This genomic window from Bacillus anthracis str. Vollum contains:
- a CDS encoding GNAT family N-acetyltransferase: MNKIYLKAIDKNNWEEAIKLSVKEEQQTFIASNLYSIAEVQFLDNFYAKGIYLEEKMVGFTMFGIDPEDNNYWIYRLMIDENFQGKGIGKQAIYLVIDEIRRNNNANFSRIMIGYAPENLTAKFAYKKAGFIETELSSWGEQLAKYSL
- a CDS encoding MATE family efflux transporter, translated to MSMFLVPLLLSNILQSVGQLFGMVVVGRWLGVNELAAISAFFPLFFLLVSFVIGIGSGSSILIGQAFGAHNEERLKAIVGTTLTFTFIIGVILAIVGNVFALNIMRLMGTPENIIDMSVHYARILFISMPVLFLYFSYTTFIRGTGDSKTPFYFLIVSTVLNIMLLPILIFGWVGIPKIGVYGAAYASVISTIITFIVMIIYLKKKNHPLQLDETVRKYLRMDWGLLKLLLRLGIPASINMILVSLSEIAVIAFVNRFGSDATAAYVVVNQVASYVQMPAVSLGITVSIFAAQSIGAKQFNRLQEVIRAGIVMNYIIGGILIAFIYLFSREILSLFLTSSNTIEIAHSLVMITLWSYLIFGHAQIIGATMRASGTVLWPTIIGVVSIWLVEVPVAYYLSYHTNLGIKGIWIGYPAAFIVSLLLQYGYYKLSWKKKRISRLVS